The proteins below come from a single Lodderomyces elongisporus chromosome 3, complete sequence genomic window:
- the IML2 gene encoding Mitochondrial outer membrane protein iml2 — MFKGIRKRASNLSIYAVTSNSSATNAPSDQQPASNSPSSYESILSQVHDFEIALKAMDYLLDDRTQQGTELLHEQAQSGSSDGKPHAIFPLALGVMEFIEATLGFEPEIMARAHKTLNDAESASTTNAKYNVRHQLATSNIYPPGTEFQVTLAESTLLNALLMLLTENNGMVESVKALYKLRKAYQTLDAVYKKIKESEPVFNRNLAKLRKAANKGLLEVPRLNGLVNGGTRLKHSISTVDLPGYESSGSSSSSSSATLPEDLKLMKNLEKIYLMRKARIEGTNLGNNTGVQHQPLNLFSDSASSIAMKQNGNGVETSLPIIPQYGKFNNGNEEQVEEQEEEGEGEEEEEENSDNEHFVDAVEELTIGDINSSSLADSSAQSILSSVETSPSEVQSTDMHLHVSTTDEFIHSGVQLCFGILQVVLSLIPPAIGKVLSIVGFKGERETGLKLLWKTAITSRNVHGELALLFLLMFYDGPVQFVDTGFRLPSANKLKNIINLENKTSVTDDEVELIKDSPESYTSQLLKRARHHFPHNALWILQEGRMLAAEGRLAQASTLMQNFTDNPNNKIQMQQIEALLIFDRATIYIYMHEYDKAARDLIYLIEINSWSKAVYLFMAAACYLERYRMVRMGLQSPQINADTKSSLNGDVVKDVELEAKKYSDLFTKYLNLSLSYVPGHGANAQKKGGLGGSGKQMPFDKFLLRKWKHIEQRKKRHPELSLADVVGTSLIHELIYFWNGYNRMSPQDFELALKLLGYSGAPNTELSANTLHNNYAKIEETEDEAMIRYFLQSVALRQLGKVKQGLGILDSHVISKYVISEVPQFRFHKMTYSPYLYPTAFYEKTMFVWLLRTSESTIKQDVGRAVHECKSYLKKAETVGEGDYELSNRTSMRIKAAGDRLDQLGSSSR; from the coding sequence ATGTTCAAAGgtataagaaaaagagcCTCTAATCTATCCATCTATGCTGTCACCTCAAATCTGAGTGCAACAAACGCACCCTCGGATCAGCAACCTGCTTCCAATTCTCCTTCTAGCTACGAAAGTATCCTAAGTCAAGTCCAcgattttgaaattgctTTAAAAGCAATGGACTATCTATTGGACGACAGGACGCAACAAGGCACTGAACTCTTACACGAACAAGCACAGCTGGGCTCATCAGATGGTAAACCACATGCCATATTCCCACTCGCATTGGGTGTGATGGAGTTTATCGAGGCAACGTTGGGATTTGAACCGGAAATAATGGCAAGAGCGCACAAGACATTGAACGATGCAGAGAGTGCTTCCACCACCAATGCCAAGTACAATGTACGACACCAATTGGCAACATCAAATATATACCCACCAGGAACCGAGTTCCAAGTGACATTGGCCGAATCCACGTTGCTAAATGCATTATTGATGTTATTAACAGAAAACAATGGGATGGTGGAAAGTGTAAAGGCATTATATAAATTGAGAAAAGCATACCAGACATTGGACGCAGTGTACAAGAAGATCAAGGAACTGGAACCTGTTTTTAATCGAAATTTGGCCAAGTTGAGAAAAGCTGCTAATAAAGGCTTATTGGAAGTACCTAGATTAAATGGGTTGGTAAACGGCGGAACACGATTAAAACATTCTATAAGCACAGTTGACTTACCAGGGTACGAGTCACTGGGAAGCTCCAGCAGTTCCAGCAGTGCCACATTACCCGAGGATCTCAaattaatgaaaaatttggaaaagattTATTTGATGCGGAAAGCAAGGATAGAGGGCACAAATTTGGGAAATAATACTGGCGTGCAACACCAACCTCTAAACCTATTTTCCGACCTGGCAAGCTCTATTGCCATGAAACAAAATGGGAATGGTGTCGAAACATCGTTGCCTATAATACCACAATATGGAAAGTTTAACAATGGAAACGAAGAACAAGTTgaggaacaagaagaagagggagagggagaggaggaggaggaggaaaatTCAGATAATGAGCACTTTGTTGATGCAGTAGAAGAGCTTACAATTGGTGATATCAATTCAAGCTCACTTGCAGACTCTAGCGCACAATCGATTTTGTCATCTGTGGAAACTTCGCCAAGCGAAGTGCAAAGCACAGATATGCACTTGCATGTCTCCACCACTGATGAGTTTATCCATTCCGGAGTTCAACTTTGTTTTGGTATCTTGCAAGTGGTCCTATCACTCATTCCGCCAGCAATTGGAAAAGTATTATCGATTGTTGGATTCAAGGGCGAGCGAGAGACTGGGCTCAAATTACTTTGGAAGACGGCAATTACATCAAGAAACGTACATGGTGAATTggctttactttttttgttaatgTTCTACGACGGTCCCGTGCAATTTGTTGACACTGGGTTCCGATTACCCAGTGCAAACAAGCTCAAGAATATCATCAATCTTGAAAACAAGACCTCTGTGACAGATGATGAAGTTGAGCTAATTAAAGATAGCCCCGAATCATATACTAGCCAGTTGCTCAAACGCGCACGCCATCATTTCCCACACAATGCATTATGGATTCTTCAAGAGGGAAGAATGCTTGCTGCAGAAGGGCGTTTGGCACAGGCAAGCACATTGATGCAGAATTTTACGGATAATCCAAATAACAAGATACAAATGCAACAGATTGAGGCATTGCTCATCTTTGATAGGGCGACaatctatatatacatgCACGAGTACGACAAGGCGGCAAGAGATTTGATATACTTGATTGAAATCAATTCGTGGTCTAAAGCTGTGTACTTGTTCATGGCAGCAGCCTGTTATCTCGAAAGATACAGAATGGTGCGTATGGGTTTGCAATCGCCGCAAATCAATGCAGATACAAAGCTGAGTTTAAACGGAGATGTGGTTAAAGATGTGGAACTCGAGGCTAAAAAGTATTCTGACTTGTTTACGAAATACCTCAACCTTTCACTAAGTTATGTTCCAGGTCACGGAGCAAATGCTCAGAAAAAGGGAGGATTAGGCGGCAGTGGTAAACAAATGCCATTTGATAAGTTTTTGTTGagaaaatggaaacatATCgagcaaaggaaaaagagacatCCAGAATTAAGTTTAGCCGATGTCGTAGGAACATCATTGATTCACGAATTAATCTATTTCTGGAACGGGTATAACAGAATGAGTCCTCAAGATTTCGAGTTGgcattgaaattgttgggaTACTCGGGTGCACCCAACACAGAATTATCAGCAAACACTCTTCATAACAATTATGCCAAGATTGAGGAAACAGAAGATGAGGCAATGATTAGATATTTCCTTCAGTCTGTGGCATTACGACAATTGGGTAAAGTTAAACAAGGATTGGGTATATTGGACAGCCACGTGATTTCCAAATATGTCATCTCCGAGGTTCCACAATTTAGATTCCACAAAATGACTTATAGTCCTTACCTCTACCCTACGGCATTTTACGAAAAAACGATGTTTGTATGGCTCTTGAGAACATCCGAATCTACAATAAAACAGGATGTCGGCCGTGCAGTGCATGAATGTAAATCGTATTTGAAGAAAGCAGAAACTGTTGGTGAAGGAGATTACGAGTTGAGTAATAGGACTAGTATGCGTATAAAAGCAGCTGGCGATAGACTAGATCAACTAGGTTCTCTGTCTAGATGA
- a CDS encoding uncharacterized protein (BUSCO:EOG092627XA), with translation MLEYDEDEDQMEYDVSDMDNDVEGDAFSSNSFESESSPDAIFEPNGSSSHTSDSRAVIEAGKVGYNGTSYQTWTLEQFIESHFLTALKRLSNVQLGKCTTSDLLIMLQTKRWQSDEVLDAFFTNEQKFLKECGLPTTQPSNNKFTTEKDFTCIICCETYPTTKVYSTTCNHKYCIECYNQYVANEINSGKLITCMEPECSLTIPHQDIDRILQWTTSSGNSNSNNSSNNNSKEVNFMFAEKSERSLKENPLVLSHARSMVNSKNCYKWCPATDCISFTELVSSNRLYYADDDNQNGEEDNQSGDDTKRKQVSLQQNKYSIDISLVPIVGCSEQHEFCFNCNYENHLPCPCWLVKKWIKKCADDSETAHWLDANTHGCPKCSTSIEKNGGCNHMTCRKCSYEFCWICLGDWSSHKNNYSCNRFRDERAEEESRKNKSKATLERYLHFYKRYSIHESSMKGDQKTLKRIDNVTKLYMEDMRSKGERNLSWNDIQFLPDAMRALQNGRKTLKWTYCFAFYLNRSNFSEIFETNQDFLNKTVEDLSNVFEKIIEIDQPDKVGIILKKKMNIINLGELVNSRRKTLIKAAEENLATGLLSLDKDL, from the exons ATGCT CGAGTATGATGAAGACGAAGATCAAATGGAATATGACGTTTCTGACATGGACAACGATGTTGAGGGCGATGCCTTTTCTTCTAATTCGTTTGAATCAGAATCTAGTCCCGACGCCATTTTTGAGCCGAATGGCTCTTCCTCGCATACCTCAGATTCAAGAGCAGTTATAGAGGCAGGCAAAGTGGGTTATAATGGGACATCATATCAAACATGGACACTAGAGCAATTTATTGAGTCTCATTTCTTGACTGCATTAAAGAGGCTAAGCAACGTCCAGTTGGGGAAATGTACTACTAGCGACTTGCTCATAATGCTACAAACAAAACGATGGCAACTGGACGAAGTATTGGATGCATTTTTTACAAATGAGCAAAAATTTCTAAAAGAATGTGGACtaccaacaacacaacCTTCTAACAACAAGTTTACCACAGAAAAAGATTTCACGTGTATCATATGTTGTGAAACTTatccaacaacaaaagtatACTCGACAACTTGTAATCACAAATATTGCATCGAATGTTACAATCAGTATGTGGCCAATGAGATCAACAGTGGCAAACTAATCACATGCATGGAACCCGAATGTTCCTTAACCATACCTCACCAAGATATTGACCGAATTTTACAATGGACCACCAGCAGCGGCAACAgtaacagtaacaacagcagcaacaacaacagtaaaGAAGTGAACTTTATGTTTGCAGAGAAATCAGAACGATCACTTAAGGAAAACCCATTAGTATTATCGCATGCACGATCCATGGTGAACTCGAAAAATTGCTACAAGTGGTGTCCGGCAACAGATTGTATAAGCTTTACCGAGCTAGTCTCCTCTAATCGACTATACTATGCAGATGACGATAATCAAAAtggagaagaagataatCAGAGCGGTGACGacacaaaaaggaaacaagtatctttgcaacaaaacaaatactCCATTGATATTTCATTAGTGCCCATTGTTGGTTGTTCAGAGCAACATGAGTTTTGCTTCAACTGCAATTATGAAAATCATCTTCCATGTCCTTGTTGGCTAGTTAAGAAATGGATCAAGAAATGTGCAGATGATTCGGAAACAGCACACTGGCTCGATGCAAATACACATGGATGTCCCAAATGCTCCACTTCAATTGAGAAAAATGGAGGTTGCAATCATATGACGTGCAGGAAATGCAGCTACGAATTTTGTTGGATCTGCTTGGGTGATTGGAGTTCGcataaaaacaattattCATGTAATAGATTTCGAGATGAACGAGCAGAGGAAGAAAGTAGGAAAAATAAGAGCAAGGCAACATTGGAGAGGTATTTGCATTTTTATAAACGGTATTCGATCCACGAGTCATCGATGAAAGGAGACCAGAAGACgttgaaaagaattgatAATGTGACAAAATTATACATGGAAGATATGAGGAGCAAAGGAGAACGAAATCTTTCATGGAATGATATCCAGTTCCTACCAGATGCAATGAGAGCTTTGCAAAATGGTCGTAAAACGCTAAAGTGGACATATTGTTTTGCATTCTACTTGAACAGGCTGAATTTCTCCGAGATCTTTGAAACTAACCAGGATTTTCTAAACAAGACCGTTGAGGATTTGTCAAATGTGTTTGAGAAAATAATTGAGATTGACCAGCCAGATAAAGTTGGaattattttgaaaaagaagatgaatatCATAAATTTGGGCGAGTTGGTCAATTCGAGGAGAAAGACATTGATCAAGGCAGCTGAAGAAAACTTGGCAACTGGATTGCTATCACTCGACAAGGATCTATAA
- the PAM16 gene encoding mitochondrial import inner membrane translocase subunit TIM16 (BUSCO:EOG09265M8S): MAHRLLVNVIFTGASVFGKAFTEAYKQAAKASAAGAAAGGPAKAASMGGISTEESLKILNIDKKDLTLEKVDEKYNYLFEVNSKEQGNSFYLQSKIYYAMDTLKKELEYLEKVKQNKEGGGSSSPTS, translated from the coding sequence ATGGCTCATAGATTATTAGTCAATGTGATATTCACAGGTGCCTCTGTTTTTGGCAAAGCATTCACTGAAGCATACAAGCAAGCCGCTAAGGCTTCAGCTGCAGGCGCAGCCGCAGGTGGCCCAGCTAAAGCAGCATCGATGGGTGGTATTTCCACTGAGGAATCACTCAAGATCTTGAATATTGACAAGAAGGATTTGACCTTGGAAAAGGTTGACGAAAAGTACAACTATTTATTTGAGGTCAACTCAAAAGAGCAAGGAAATTCGTTCTATTTACAGAGCAAGATATATTATGCGATGGATACATTAAAGAAAGAGCTAGAGTATCTTGAAAAagtgaaacaaaataaagaaggtGGAGGAAGCAGTTCGCCGACTAGTTGA